Proteins from a single region of Novosphingobium sp. CECT 9465:
- a CDS encoding single-stranded DNA-binding protein, with amino-acid sequence MNIVNLVGRLAKDPVARDRSDTRITELILVTERPVIRDGKVQKDPETGYPVKDAEFHKITVFNGLGLPLRQHKAKGDQLAVTGRIHYSRWQDADGNDRYGCEIIAENVEFL; translated from the coding sequence ATGAACATCGTCAACCTCGTCGGCCGTCTCGCCAAGGATCCTGTCGCCCGCGATCGCAGCGACACCCGCATCACCGAACTCATCCTCGTGACCGAACGTCCGGTTATCCGCGACGGCAAGGTCCAGAAGGACCCTGAAACCGGCTACCCGGTCAAGGATGCTGAATTCCACAAGATCACCGTCTTCAACGGCCTCGGGCTTCCGCTGCGCCAGCACAAGGCCAAGGGTGACCAGCTCGCCGTGACGGGCCGCATCCACTACTCGCGCTGGCAGGACGCCGACGGCAATGACCGCTACGGCTGCGAGATCATCGCCGAGAACGTCGAGTTCCTGTGA
- the ltrA gene encoding group II intron reverse transcriptase/maturase, whose product MIISEMQHKLATWAESDQNRKFDRLLRLIADRAWLAEAARIVLASSGANTPGIDGMDKRRMQAVLAEQLASLRTDLLTGSYHPQPVRRIYIPKANGKKRPLGIPTLKDRIVQRAMLMAMEPIWESDFHRLSYGFRPERSVHHAVRTVKIQLQDSGAGARGRWIIEGDLASYFDTVHHRLLLRCVRRRIRDDRFVDLLWRFLKAGHVDRGLFVASSEGVPQGGVLSPLLSNIMLHEFDAWLEAKYLSDKARKDRWAWNFGIQQGRPITVRENRQWKPAVAYCRYADDFVVIVKGTKAHAEAIREECRAFLEDDLKLTLNMDKSHITHVDDGFVFLGHRIIRRRGSSGRMSVVSTIPKEKAKTFARRLVEALSGNHEVAAVDMIDGLNRQLAGWAAFYRFTDFTARTFRRIDTVVFWKMAHWLAQKYRSRIKPLMRKWYRMPETGQSKTWLVYGRSNQGNAVGKALRRLVTSQKMQFRWRNPERNPYIYRDELRNTVTSRYRDVAMALDQG is encoded by the coding sequence TTGATAATCAGCGAAATGCAGCACAAGCTCGCGACGTGGGCCGAGAGCGACCAGAACCGCAAGTTCGATCGCCTTCTCCGGCTCATTGCCGATCGGGCGTGGCTTGCCGAGGCGGCTCGGATCGTGCTGGCGTCGAGTGGCGCCAATACGCCGGGCATCGACGGAATGGACAAGCGACGGATGCAGGCCGTACTGGCAGAACAGCTGGCCAGTCTGCGAACGGACTTGCTGACGGGGAGTTATCACCCGCAGCCGGTCAGGCGAATCTATATCCCGAAAGCCAATGGCAAGAAACGACCACTTGGTATCCCGACCCTGAAAGACCGCATCGTCCAGCGCGCGATGCTGATGGCCATGGAGCCGATCTGGGAAAGCGACTTCCATCGCCTCTCCTACGGCTTCAGGCCGGAACGCAGCGTGCATCACGCTGTCCGGACCGTGAAGATACAGTTGCAGGATAGTGGTGCCGGAGCGCGGGGCCGCTGGATCATCGAAGGTGATCTGGCGAGCTACTTCGATACGGTCCACCACCGGCTTCTGCTTCGCTGCGTTCGGCGGCGAATCCGGGATGATCGGTTTGTTGATCTGCTCTGGCGATTCCTGAAGGCGGGCCACGTCGACCGTGGCCTGTTCGTCGCCTCAAGCGAAGGTGTACCGCAAGGCGGCGTGCTGTCGCCGCTCCTGTCCAACATCATGCTCCATGAGTTTGATGCGTGGCTGGAGGCGAAATACCTGAGCGACAAGGCGCGAAAGGATCGCTGGGCATGGAACTTCGGCATCCAGCAGGGGCGCCCCATCACGGTTCGCGAGAACCGGCAATGGAAACCTGCTGTCGCCTACTGCCGTTACGCCGATGACTTCGTTGTCATCGTCAAGGGCACCAAGGCACATGCCGAGGCCATCCGCGAGGAATGCCGGGCCTTTCTGGAAGACGACCTGAAGCTGACGTTGAATATGGACAAGAGCCATATCACCCACGTCGACGACGGGTTCGTGTTCCTCGGGCACCGGATTATCCGCAGGCGGGGATCGAGCGGACGCATGTCCGTGGTCTCAACGATACCCAAGGAGAAGGCCAAGACCTTCGCTCGCCGATTGGTCGAGGCTCTCTCCGGCAATCATGAGGTTGCCGCGGTGGACATGATCGACGGTCTGAACCGCCAGCTGGCGGGATGGGCTGCGTTCTACAGGTTCACCGACTTCACGGCGCGCACATTCCGGCGCATCGACACCGTCGTGTTCTGGAAAATGGCGCACTGGTTGGCGCAGAAGTACCGGTCCCGTATCAAGCCTTTGATGCGTAAATGGTACCGCATGCCGGAAACCGGCCAATCGAAGACGTGGCTGGTCTACGGTCGAAGCAATCAGGGCAATGCCGTCGGCAAGGCGCTGCGACGACTGGTCACAAGCCAGAAGATGCAGTTCCGGTGGCGGAATCCGGAGCGAAATCCCTACATCTATCGGGACGAGCTCCGAAACACCGTCACCTCCCGCTATCGTGATGTCGCCATGGCCTTGGACCAAGGTTGA